In Brachypodium distachyon strain Bd21 chromosome 2, Brachypodium_distachyon_v3.0, whole genome shotgun sequence, one genomic interval encodes:
- the LOC100826655 gene encoding protein LNK2: protein MFDWNQDQQQVGDELWAELNENEDRMMPYPKDVKDSILACAQDQKKNDEAAASVVGLTEHTSGDQTEYPGLEKQPATEATGHYSATRLDMESWPDLPSLNTTLDRNYSDDNIASTYLDFSSAPSLEKVTASTSVQLEPEVFGNDHEEKSNNFLDCDWGNIGDFDDFDRLFSNSESLFGDEMISNGNDFLSTSSDVVDTTVESITFPRVPVNKHPSSDCGSSSVLINDTPDGVSKQENKGDVQKKPVKSRKKTEERRKCKISSNTSGSSKNQGQNPSDSLHSLSKLPVQPVQSPQHVSLHYNKSIGQFQHANQFTFPGYGHHAHPFPTIPLVSNIQVEGHQTKPAAPSDQTSADSPKHSSSTEKPQDMPSRPLMMTPQEKIEKLRRRQQRQALIAIQQQQQQFGQEGAGSDTMVPQSYSPKKKNPGSLGSSIVTDENANKVLSPEQISTGHEEIQQNSGILDDPFIEEKIYYELKDALGKLDARTRLSIRDSLFRLARSSSERQIAGEKSSSNKTKRDENEISENDTTSRRKRSLVKEAEADTNPIDRMVAHLLFHRPCSKIATSRKEEIISATALSIEPDTGYLQTHLGYHQKINKMHTGNSTAAFNVM from the exons atgtTTGACTGGAACCAAGACCAGCAGCAG GTAGGGGACGAACTATGGGCTGAACTCAATGAGAATGAAGACCGTATGATGCCTTACCCCAAGGATGTGAAGGATAGTATCTTAGCCTGTGCTCAAGACCAGAAGAAGAATGATGAAGCAGCAGCAAGTGTTGTGGGCCTTACTGAACATACTTCTGGTGATCAAACTGAATATCCAGGTCTGGAAAAGCAGCCTGCTACTGAGGCTACTGGACATTATTCAGCTACACGACTTGACATGGAATCCTGGCCCGACTTGCCTTCTTTGAACACTACACTTGATAGAAACTACAGCGATGATAACATAGCATCGACATATTTGGATTTCAGTTCTGCACCTAGTTTAGAGAAAGTCACAGCAAGCACATCAG TGCAGCTGGAACCTGAAGTGTTTGGTAATGACCATGAAGAAAAGAGTAACAACTTTCTTGATTGCGACTGGGGCAATATTGGAGACTTTGATGATTTTGACCGCTTATTTAG TAACAGCGAATCCTTATTCGGTGATGAGATGATCAGCAATGGCAATGATTTTCTCTCCACGTCTTCAGATGTGGTTGATACTACTGTAGAATCAATCACCTTTCCA CGTGTACCAGTGAATAAGCATCCATCTTCTGATTGTGGATCTTCTTCTGTTCTGATTAATGATACTCCTGATGGAGTGAGTAAACAAGAAAACAAG GGAGATGTGCAGAAAAAGCCAGTCAAATCAcggaaaaaaacagaagaaagaagaaaatgtaaAATATCCAGCAATACAAGTGGCTCCTCCAAGAACCAAGGACAAAATCCATCAGACAGTTTGCATTCATTGTCCAAACTTCCCGTGCAGCCTGTTCAGAGTCCTCAACATGTATCGCTCCACTATAACAAGAGCATAGGGCAATTTCAGCATGCCAATCAGTTTACCTTCCCTGGCTATGGACATCATGCACATCCATTTCCTACAATTCCTTTGGTGTCAAATATTCAGGTTGAAGGCCATCAGACAAAGCCAGCTGCTCCAAGTGACCAAACTTCAGCAGATTCCCCAAAGCACTCTAGTTCCACAGAAAAGCCACAAGATATGCCATCAAGGCCACTGATGATGACACCCCAAGAAAAGATTGAAAAGCTTAGGCGCCGGCAGCAACGGCAAGCACTCATAGCTAttcaacagcagcagcagcaatttgGCCAAGAGGGCGCTGGCAGCGACACCATGGTACCTCAATCCTACTccccaaagaaaaaaaatccaggtTCCTTAGGGAGTTCAATTGTCACAGACGAAAATGCAAATAAGGTCCTCTCACCGGAGCAGATTTCAACTGGACATGAAGAGATTCAGCAGAATTCTGGAATTCTTGATGATCCCTTCATAgaggaaaaaatatattatgaGCTTAAAGATGCTCTTGGGAAG TTGGATGCCAGAACTAGGCTCTCCATTCGTGACAGTTTGTTTCGTTTGGCTCGTAGTTCCTCAGAGAGACAAATTGCTGGTGAGAAAAGTAGCAGTAACAAGACTAAAAGagatgaaaatgaaatttcagaaaacgACACAACCAGCAGGAGAAAAAG ATCTCTAGTGAAGGAGGCAGAAGCAGACACGAATCCAATTGATCGAATGGTGGCACATTTGCTGTTTCATAGACCATGTTCAAAAATTGCAACGTCTAGAAAGGAAGAAATCATATCCGCGACGGCATTGTCAATAGAGCCTG ATACTGGTTACCTGCAGACACACCTGGGGTACCATCAGAAGATCAACAAAATGCACACAGGCAATAGCACCGCAGCCTTCAATGTAATGTAA
- the LOC100826343 gene encoding uncharacterized protein LOC100826343, translated as MVHHHRASLLLQHNNQQQQLRKQVDEEQQAEEQEGAGKTMKELRCRIVDYACHHRKKHGHDALLLMLGGFAFFSCLLLLLPSSPFSAAMDELLQLGRNNRCDQEQARSDPPCAAVADGTVCCDRTAERTDVCVMRGDIRTQAKSNSLFLLRPANSSSSGRAADERIRPYTRKWESSIMSTIDELRLRTVSEDSSSSVPTPARCDVQHEVPAVVFSTGGYTGNVYHEFNDGIIPLYITARRYNKKVVFVMLEYHDWWMTKYGHIVEQLSDYPPVDFSGDNRTHCFREAVVGLRIHDELAIDASRMMPPGSIADFRQMLDDAHRGRVQVIIDEEAEAAKNSSSSNSKTKKPADDEDEDKPRLVIVSRNGSRAIENEAELARAAAGAGFRVELLQPRPDTELAQMYRVLNGSDVMVGVHGAAMTHFLFMRPGSVFIQVVPLGTDWAAENYYGEPARRLGLRYMPYKILPAESSLYRRYPRNDPVLTDPVAVNAKGWQVTKKVYLDGQNVRLDMPRFRRRLREAYAHWAAQRRRQHSKPL; from the coding sequence ATGGTGCATCACCACCGGGCGAGCCTCCTGCTGCAgcacaacaaccagcagcagcagctgaggAAGCAGGTGGACGAGGAGCAGCAGGCTGAGGAGCAGGAGGGAGCAGGCAAGACGATGAAGGAGctccgttgccggatcgtggACTACGCGTGTCACCACCGGAAGAAGCACGGCCACGATGCGCTCCTGCTCATGCTGGGCGgcttcgccttcttctcctgcctcctcctgctgctcccctccagccccttctccgccgccatggacgagctgctgcagctgggGAGGAACAACAGGTGCGACCAGGAGCAGGCGCGCTCCGACCCGCCgtgcgccgccgtggccgacgGCACCGTCTGCTGCGACCGCACCGCGGAACGCACCGACGTCTGCGTCATGCGCGGGGACATCCGGACCCAGGCCAAGTCCAACTCGCTCTTCCTGCTCCGCCCCGCCAATAGCTCCAGCTCCGGCAGAGCTGCCGACGAGCGCATCCGGCCATACACCCGCAAGTGGGAGTCCAGCATCATGAGCACCATCGACGAGCTCCGCCTCCGCACAGTGTCTGAGGACTCGTCCAGCAGCgtgccgacgccggcgcggtGCGACGTGCAGCACGAGGTCCCGGCGGTGGTGTTCTCGACCGGCGGGTACACGGGGAACGTGTACCACGAGTTCAACGACGGGATCATCCCGCTCTACATCACGGCGCGCCGGTACAACAAGAAGGTGGTCTTCGTCATGCTCGAGTACCACGACTGGTGGATGACCAAGTACGGGCATATCGTCGAACAGCTCTCGGACTACCCGCCCGTCGACTTCTCCGGGGACAACCGCACGCACTGCTTCAGGGAGGCCGTCGTCGGCCTCCGCATCCACGACGAGCTCGCCATCGACGCGTCCCGGATGATGCCGCCGGGGAGCATCGCCGACTTCCGCCAGATGCTCGACGACGCCCACCGCGGCCGCGTCCAGGTCATCATCGACGAGGAAGCGGAAGCAGCgaagaacagcagcagcagcaacagcaagaCGAAGAAGCCCGCGGACGATGAGGACGAGGACAAGCCGCGGCTGGTGATCGTGTCCCGCAACGGGTCGCGGGCGATCGAGAACGAGGCGGAgctggcgcgcgcggcggcgggggccgggTTCCGGGTGGAACTGCTCCAGCCGCGGCCGGACACGGAGCTGGCGCAGATGTACCGCGTCCTCAACGGCTCCGACGTCATGGTGGGCGTGCACGGCGCCGCCATGACCCACTTCCTCTTCATGCGCCCGGGCTCCGTCTTCATCCAGGTCGTGCCGCTCGGCACCGACTGGGCGGCCGAGAACTACTACGGAGAGCCGGCgcgccggctcgggctcagGTACATGCCCTACAAGATCCTGCCCGCAGAGAGTTCGCTGTACCGGCGCTACCCCAGGAACGACCCCGTGCTCACCGACCCGGTCGCCGTGAACGCCAAGGGCTGGCAGGTCACCAAGAAGGTGTACCTGGACGGGCAGAACGTGCGGCTCGACATGCCGCGCTTCAGGCGCCGGCTGCGGGAGGCGTACGCGCATTGGGCGGCGCAGAGGCGACGCCAACACAGCAAACCATTGTAG
- the LOC100826966 gene encoding annexin-like protein RJ4 isoform X2: MATITVPQVIPSPTEDADALMKAFQGWGTDEQAVISILAYRDAEQRKQIRLAYQEKYDESLLQRLQSELTGDFQTAMCHWVLDPVERQAAMANAATKCIHEEYPVIVEIACANSPTELLKVKQAYHALYKCSLEEDVAASAPAGNLRSLLLALVSTYRYDGEEVDGGLARSEAELIHEAVKNGENGTTDDGELIRILGTRSKAQLGATFSCFRDEHGTTLTKVVTQSGPAAWIRSHGLHARAADHGEVRLGRQQLLCEGPEERDARVSGDRRGQPDPGGGDARGEGPQGHQGRVPEDDLRCLGASHRQGDIR, from the exons ATGGCAACGATTACAGTCCCTCAAGTTATCCCTTCTCCGACTGAAGACGCTGATGCACTCATGAAGGCTTTTCAAG GATGGGGCACTGACGAGCAGGCAGTGATCTCCATACTAGCTTACCGGGACGCAGAGCAGAGGAAGCAGATCCGGCTGGCGTACCAAGAGAAGTACGACGAGAGCCTCCTCCAGCGGCTCCAATCCGAGCTTACCGGTGATTTCCAGACGGCGATGTGCCACTGGGTGCTTGACCCCGTGGAGCGACAGGCCGCGATGGCGAACGCCGCCACGAAATGCATCCACGAGGAGTACCCCGTGATCGTGGAGATCGCGTGCGCCAACTCGCCCACCGAGCTCCTCAAAGTGAAGCAGGCCTACCACGCCCTCTACAAGTGCTCTCTCGAGGAAGATGTCGCCGCAAGTGCCCCCGCCGGAAATCTCCGTAGC CTCCTGCTTGCTCTGGTGAGCACTTACAGGTACGACGGCGAAGAGGTGGACGGTGGGCTAGCCAGATCGGAGGCGGAGCTCATCCATGAGGCCGTGAAGAATGGCGAAAACGGCACAACGGATGACGGGGAGCTCATTAGGATTCTGGGCACGAGAAGCAAAGCCCAGCTCGGTGCCACGTTCAGCTGCTTCAGAGACGAGCACGGCACCACCCTCACCAAGGTCGTCACCCAAT CAGGCCCTGCGGCGTGGATCCGATCCCACGGGCTACACGCGCGCGCTGCGGACCACGGTGAGGTGCGTCTGGGACGCCAACAATTACTTTGTGAAGGTCCTGAGGAACGCGATGCACGAGTCAGCGGGGACCGACGAGGACAGCCTGACCCGGGTGGTGGTGACGCACGCGGAGAAGGACCTCAGGGACATCAAGGACGTGTTCCGGAAGACGACCTCCGTTGCCTTGGAGCAAGCCATCGCCAAGGAGACATCCGGTGA
- the LOC100826031 gene encoding AMSH-like ubiquitin thioesterase 3 gives MAMTSRRQARRDISIEGMTRPVAVDHRISLPYYFRIADNLLRQANIYREEKNLLDLYIILLRYSSLLSETIPKHRDYHAFKSREKEFLKKGPHNSDKLLNVISELESLKPIVKRQIAELTRGGAEEPDELYGTYAANSTSSMMDQLAPSPYMAQPLFGSSAGSLQKSFSRGNHQGASLQGVELDRQLVKSYANLPRPKEETLSRHSILGPNGLHGQWTGPVTGVKIQYPSYPELTQSDIPSLVPAILNENGSYGPSTSTTSQDGPANNSGDMQSVLSLDDGRWSLPIEEPASVSPAGFEAEFSQLNIRQPAPPPVLAQVHPEHRPISPSRVADPRPGLATCDTGRFQNLHVPVALMESFLRLAEANTANNLETCGILAGNLKKRTFYVTTLIIPKQKSTSDSCQATNEEEIFEVQDKGSLFTLGWIHTHPSQTCFLSSIDLHNHYSYQVMLPEAIAIVMAPTDTTRKHGIFHLTDPGGMGVIHDCQESGFHPHEEPLDGTSIYEHCSHVYMNPNVKFDMVDLRQV, from the exons ATGGCCATGACGTCACGTCGTCAAGCTAGGAGAGACATAAGCATCGAGGGGATGACGCgccccgtcgccgtcgaccaCCGCATCAGTCTCCCCTATTACTTCCGCATCGCCGACAATCTCCTCCGCCAG GCTAACATATATCGCGAGGAAAAGAACCTCCTGGACCTATACATTATACTCCTGAGATACTCGAG CTTGTTGTCCGAGACAATCCCAAAGCATCGTGATTACCACGCATTCAAGTCAAGAGAAAAGGAATTCTTGAAGAAAGGGCCACATAACTCAGAT AAACTCTTGAATGTCATTAGTGAGCTAGAGTCTCTCAAGCCAATTGTGAAGCGACAAATTGCTGAGCTTACTAGAGGGGGTGCAGAAGAACCTGATGAACTATACGGAACCTATGCTGCAAATAGTACAAGCAGTATGATGGATCAACTTGCTCCAAGTCCATATATGGCACAG CCATTGTTTGGAAGCTCAGCAGGATCATTGCAGAAATCATTCTCTAGAGGGAATCATCAAGGGGCATCACTGCAGGGTGTCGAACTTGATAGGCAACTAGTCAAATC ATATGCCAATTTGCCTCGaccaaaagaagaaacatTATCCAGACATTCAATACTTGGACCGAATGGCCTTCATGGTCAATGGACAGGGCCTGTCACTGGTGTCAAG ATCCAGTATCCAAGTTACCCGGAACTAACCCAAAGTGATATTCCTAG tttAGTGCCAGCAATCTTGAACGAAAATGGCTCATATGGTCCTAGTACAAGTACAACATCGCAGGATGGCCCTGCAAATAACAGTGGTGATATGCAGTCTGTTCTCTCACTTGATGATGGTCGATGGTCTTTACCAATAGAAGAGCCAGCCTCTGTATCTCCTGCTGGTTTCGAGGCAGAATTTTCACAGCTGAATATCAGGCAGCCTGCTCCCCCACCAGTCCTGGCACAAGTGCACCCTGAACATAGACCAATTTCTCCATCAAGAGTAGCTGATCCAAGACCAGGACTTGCTACCTGTGACACAGGACGTTTTCAGAATTTGCATGTG CCGGTAGCATTAATGGAGTCTTTTCTGAGGCTTGCTGAGGCAAATACTGCAAACAATTTGGAAACATGTGGAATTCTTGCTGGTAACCTG AAAAAGAGAACTTTTTATGTGACGACGCTGATAATTCCCAAGCAGAAATCAACATCTGATTCA TGTCAGGCtacaaatgaagaagaaatatTTGAAGTTCAGGACAAAGGCTCACTTTTTACTCTGGGTTGGATTCAT ACTCATCCATCACAGACCTGCTTCCTATCTTCCATTGATCTTCACAATCATTATTCTTATCAG GTCATGCTTCCTGAAGCAATTGCAATTGTTATGGCACCTACTGATACAACAAG GAAACATGGTATATTTCATCTCACAGATCCAGGTGGCATGGGTGTGATCCACGACTGCCAGGAGAGTGGATTCCATCCTCATGAGGAGCCCCTAGATGGTACTTCAATTTACGAGCATTGCTCACATGTGTACATGAACCCCAATGTGAAGTTTGATATGGTCGACCTCCGTCAAGTGTGA
- the LOC112270794 gene encoding uncharacterized protein LOC112270794, translating into MSYFPWLTILVVLPIFAGSLIFFLPHRGNKIVRWYTISTCLLEFLLMTYAFCYHFQLEDPLIQLKEDSKWIDVFDFHWRLGIDGLSLGSILLTGFITTLATLAAWPVTRNSRLFYFLMLAMYSGQIGLFSSRDLLLFFIMWELELIPVYLLLSMWGGGGGQRGVYIQLQSLFCILQAVPFFS; encoded by the coding sequence ATGAGTTATTTTCCTTGGTTAACAATACTTGTAGTTTTGCCGATATTTGCAGGTtcattaattttctttttacctCATAGGGGAAACAAAATCGTTAGGTGGTATACTATATCCACTTGTTTATTAGAATTCCTTCTAATGACTTATGCATTCTGTTATCATTTCCAACTGGAGGATCCCTTAATCCAATTAAAAGAGGATTCTAAATGGATAGATGTCTTCGATTTCCACTGGAGATTGGGAATTGATGGACTTTCATTAGGATCCATTTTATTGACAGGATTTATCACTACTTTAGCTACTTTAGCTGCTTGGCCTGTTACCCGGAATTCGCGATTATTCTATTTCCTGATGCTAGCAATGTATAGTGGTCAAATAGGATTATTTTCTTCGCGAGaccttttacttttttttatcatgtgGGAGTTAGAATTAATTCCTGTGTACTTACTTTTATCcatgtgggggggggggggggggcaaagAGGCGTCTATATTCAGCTACAAAGTTTATTTTGTATACTGCAGGCggttccatttttttcttaa
- the LOC100826966 gene encoding annexin-like protein RJ4 isoform X1, producing the protein MATITVPQVIPSPTEDADALMKAFQGWGTDEQAVISILAYRDAEQRKQIRLAYQEKYDESLLQRLQSELTGDFQTAMCHWVLDPVERQAAMANAATKCIHEEYPVIVEIACANSPTELLKVKQAYHALYKCSLEEDVAASAPAGNLRSLLLALVSTYRYDGEEVDGGLARSEAELIHEAVKNGENGTTDDGELIRILGTRSKAQLGATFSCFRDEHGTTLTKALRRGSDPTGYTRALRTTVRCVWDANNYFVKVLRNAMHESAGTDEDSLTRVVVTHAEKDLRDIKDVFRKTTSVALEQAIAKETSGDYKTFIVALVGSQ; encoded by the exons ATGGCAACGATTACAGTCCCTCAAGTTATCCCTTCTCCGACTGAAGACGCTGATGCACTCATGAAGGCTTTTCAAG GATGGGGCACTGACGAGCAGGCAGTGATCTCCATACTAGCTTACCGGGACGCAGAGCAGAGGAAGCAGATCCGGCTGGCGTACCAAGAGAAGTACGACGAGAGCCTCCTCCAGCGGCTCCAATCCGAGCTTACCGGTGATTTCCAGACGGCGATGTGCCACTGGGTGCTTGACCCCGTGGAGCGACAGGCCGCGATGGCGAACGCCGCCACGAAATGCATCCACGAGGAGTACCCCGTGATCGTGGAGATCGCGTGCGCCAACTCGCCCACCGAGCTCCTCAAAGTGAAGCAGGCCTACCACGCCCTCTACAAGTGCTCTCTCGAGGAAGATGTCGCCGCAAGTGCCCCCGCCGGAAATCTCCGTAGC CTCCTGCTTGCTCTGGTGAGCACTTACAGGTACGACGGCGAAGAGGTGGACGGTGGGCTAGCCAGATCGGAGGCGGAGCTCATCCATGAGGCCGTGAAGAATGGCGAAAACGGCACAACGGATGACGGGGAGCTCATTAGGATTCTGGGCACGAGAAGCAAAGCCCAGCTCGGTGCCACGTTCAGCTGCTTCAGAGACGAGCACGGCACCACCCTCACCAAG GCCCTGCGGCGTGGATCCGATCCCACGGGCTACACGCGCGCGCTGCGGACCACGGTGAGGTGCGTCTGGGACGCCAACAATTACTTTGTGAAGGTCCTGAGGAACGCGATGCACGAGTCAGCGGGGACCGACGAGGACAGCCTGACCCGGGTGGTGGTGACGCACGCGGAGAAGGACCTCAGGGACATCAAGGACGTGTTCCGGAAGACGACCTCCGTTGCCTTGGAGCAAGCCATCGCCAAGGAGACATCCGGTGACTATAAGACCTTCATCGTGGCTCTCGTTGGAAGCCAATGA
- the LOC100837367 gene encoding uncharacterized protein LOC100837367 encodes MHDTGLSARAAGASSSSSSSPYAGSSPSSAATNPGDDDDESKTRKAHPAFVAAAYARLHSSHRAAVSLLLLIAVAATAFLAGRAHPRADCLPPRIDARFLALQDAAAASDFGSLGVPWCRSKTGKIVEWTSKDLLNGLEEFVPIYETRPIKNNMNGMGFDHSFGLWFMARWLKPDLMIESGAFKGHSTWVLRQAMPNTRIISITPRHPEKYLRKGPAYVDGNCTYLSGREGFIDFGSVDWEKLLRKHGISDPSRVLVFFDDHQSELKRLKQALKAGFRHLIFEDNYDTGTGDHYSLRQICDQSHIRGGGHSCFWDSDEARLRSKRKKFWEKAVEIDELCGKDDAWWGIRGYKRDNFNRSNEAISHKEHFQNSRLLESVLDLYWELPPVAGPSLTHQTRYDPARASDPIIEDGRYGLFQRIGLARLDTSVFNGYTQMVYVQISGTVLS; translated from the exons ATGCACGACACAGGCCTCTccgctcgcgccgccggcgcctcctcgtcttcctcttcctcaccCTACGCCGGCTCTTccccgtcctccgccgccaccaaccccggggacgacgacgacgagtcCAAGACCCGGAAGGCGCACCCGgccttcgtcgccgccgcctacgCCCGCCTCCATTCCTCCCACCGCGCGGCCGtctcccttctcctcctcatcgccgtcgccgccaccgccttcctcgccggccgcgCTCACCCCCGCGCCGACTGCCTGCCGCCGCGCATCGACGCGCGTTTCCTCGCCCTCCaggacgccgctgccgcctccgaCTTCGGATCCCTCGGCGTCCCCTGGT GCAGATCAAAAACTGGGAAGATAGTGGAGTGGACTTCGAAGGATTTACTTAATGGACTGGAAGAGTTTGTCCCTATATACGAGACACGCCCTATCAAGAATAACATGAATGGAATGGGCTTTGACCACAGTTTTGGTCTTTGGTTTATGGCTCGCTGGCTTAAGCCTGACCTGATGATTGAGAGTGGCGCATTCAAGGGGCACTCAACTTGGGTTTTGCGCCAGGCCATGCCAAACACTAGGATTATATCAATCACACCCAGACACCCTGAGAAATATCTTAGGAAGGGGCCTGCATATGTTGATGGGAATTGCACTTATCTATCTGGGAGGGAGGGCTTTATTGACTTTGGAAGCGTTGATTGGGAAAAACTGTTGAGGAAGCATGGCATTTCTGATCCCAGTAGGgtacttgttttctttgatgaCCACCAAAGTGAGTTGAAGAG GTTAAAGCAGGCACTGAAGGCTGGATTCCGGCATCTCATATTCGAGGACAACTATGATACTGGTACAGGTGACCATTATTCCTTGAGGCAGATATGCGATCAATCACACATCAGAG GTGGTGGACATAGCTGCTTTTGGGATAGTGATGAAGCACGATTAAGGTCAAAACGGAAGAAATTTTGGGAGAAAGCTGTGGAAATAGATGAACTATGTGGGAAGGATGATGCATGGTGGGGTATTAGAGGCTACAAGCGTGACAATTTCAACCGCAGTAATGAGGCAATCTCACACAAAGAGCATTTCCAGAACAGCAGGCTTCTTGAATCTGTTTTGGATTTATATTGGGAACTACCTCCTGTTGCCGGTCCATCCTTAACCCACCAAACAAGATATGACCCAGCACGTGCGTCTGATCCTATCATCGAAGATGGACGCTATGGCTTGTTTCAGAGAATTGGTCTAGCGAGATTAGACACTTCAGTGTTCAATGGTTACACTCAAATGGTATATGTTCAGATATCAGGTACAGtgctgagctga